The following coding sequences lie in one Carassius carassius chromosome 1, fCarCar2.1, whole genome shotgun sequence genomic window:
- the psmg3 gene encoding proteasome assembly chaperone 3 codes for MAPQPVIRSRQTEKTINGNPTQVVCTEFSNYIFIVLTQYGKIGTLVSITPDTRSGEISLPLFSTRVLLGKDETLTHVYAKNVATFVSQESSNRPVLLGLSLKDNSAETMKNIKDMIKACQVW; via the exons ATGGCTCCTCAACCCGTCATCAGATCTAGACAGACGGAAAAAACAATAAACGGAAACCCAACTCAAGTTGTCTGCACGGAGTTCAGCAACtacatttttatagttttgaCACAGTATGGTAAAATTGGGACTCTTGTGTCCATAACACCTGACACGAGGTCTGGTGAGATCAGCCTACCCTTGTTCAGCACCAGAGTACTGCTGGGAAAAGATGAG ACTCTTACACATGTCTATGCCAAGAATGTTGCAACGTTTGTCTCACAGGAATCAAGCAACCGACCGGTCCTGCTGGGCCTTTCACTTAAAGACAACAGCGCTGAAACtatgaaaaacattaaagatATGATCAAAGCCTGCCAGGTTTGGTAA